In Rattus rattus isolate New Zealand chromosome 9, Rrattus_CSIRO_v1, whole genome shotgun sequence, a genomic segment contains:
- the LOC116908988 gene encoding NACHT, LRR and PYD domains-containing protein 1a-like → MGVLLRLIPAVGHFIPITSITLIYYRLYLEDITFHLYLVPNDCTIRKAIDEEEMKFQFVRINKPPPVDALYVGSRYIVSSSKEVEILPKELELCYRSPRESQLFSEIYVGNIGSGINLQLTDKKYMNLIWEALLKPGDLRPALPRMASAPKDAPALLHFVDQHREQLVARVTSVDPLLDKLHGLVLSEEDYETVRAEATNQDKMRKLFRGSRSWSWDCKDHFYQALKETHPHLIMDLLEKSGGVSVRL, encoded by the exons ATGGGAGTTCTACTGAGATTGATTCCTGCTGTTGGACACTTCATCCCCATCACTTCCATCACATTGATCTACTATCGCCTGTATCTCGAGGACATCACCTTTCACCTTTACCTGGTCCCCAATGACTGCACTATTCGGAAG GCCATtgatgaggaagaaatgaagtttcAGTTTGTGCGCATAAACAAGCCACCCCCAGTAGATGCTCTTTATGTTGGTTCCCGCTATATCGTGTCCAGCTCCAAAGAGGTGGAAATTCTCCCGAAG gaaCTGGAGCTGTGCTACCGAAGCCCTCGAGAATCCCAGCTCTTCTCTGAGATATATGTTGGAAACATTGGTTCAGGGATTAATCTGCAACTAACAGACAAGAAGTATATGAATCTCATATGGGAGGCCTTGCTGAAACCAG GGGACCTCAGACCTGCACTGCCCAGGATGGCTTCAGCCCCCAAAG ATGCTCCTGCCCTGCTACACTTCGTGGACCAGCATCGGGAGCAGCTGGTGGCCCGAGTGACATCAGTGGACCCTCTCTTGGACAAGCTGCATGGTCTGGTGCTGAGTGAAGAAGATTATGAGACAGTGAGGGCTGAGGCCACAAACCAAGACAAGATGAGGAAGCTCTTCAGGGGCAGCCGGTCCTGGAGCTGGGATTGCAAAGACCATTTCTACCAAGCTCTGAAGGAAACCCATCCTCACCTGATCATGGACCTCCTTGAGAAGTCGGGAGGGGTCTCTGTGAGACTCTGA